One genomic region from Rattus norvegicus strain BN/NHsdMcwi chromosome 10, GRCr8, whole genome shotgun sequence encodes:
- the C10h16orf90 gene encoding uncharacterized protein C16orf90 homolog isoform X3, whose translation MDAVSWAPGRPSHPDTPPNIYEGGLGAQQQQGPSAQGSKPKNFRLRHLRSLALYLPGHMQPAGQCGSHWLGRLMAGGSLTRPEGSPWPLALPQGTLGPGNGHCSALLEARLPRDSLGNTASSSSMDPAKGVPSQSGPPEGLGLRPKRSWRALEETMCPLCKRTRSGALERT comes from the exons atgg ATGCAGTGAGCTGGGCCCCAGGACGCCCCAGCCACCCTGACACACCACCTAACATCTATGAGGGAGGGTTGGGGGCCCAGCAGCAGCAGGGCCCCAGTGCCCAGGGAAGCAAGCCCAAGAACTTCCGATTGCGACACCTCCGGAGCCTGGCTCTCTACCTGCCAGGCCACATGCAGCCTGCCGGCCAATGCGGAAGCCACTGGCTAGGCCGGCTCATGGCTGGGGGCAGCCTGACACGGCCTGAAGGCTCGCCCTGGCCCCTGGCCCTGCCACAGGGGACCCTGGGTCCAGGTAACGGCCATTGCTCAGCCCTCCTGGAAGCCCGCCTGCCCAGGGACAGCCTGGGAAACACAG cTTCCAGTTCCAGCATGGACCCAGCCAAGGGTGTCCCCTCCCAGTCTGGTCCCCCCGAGGGCTTGGGACTCAGGCCCAAGAGGTCCTGGAGAGCCTTGGAGGAGACCATGTGTCCCTTGTGCAAGAGAACCCGCTCTGGGGCCTTGGAGAGGACATAG
- the C10h16orf90 gene encoding uncharacterized protein C16orf90 homolog isoform X2 encodes MIQISPDAVSWAPGRPSHPDTPPNIYEGGLGAQQQQGPSAQGSKPKNFRLRHLRSLALYLPGHMQPAGQCGSHWLGRLMAGGSLTRPEGSPWPLALPQGTLGPGNGHCSALLEARLPRDSLGNTASSSSMDPAKGVPSQSGPPEGLGLRPKRSWRALEETMCPLCKRTRSGALERT; translated from the exons ATGATTCAGATCTCTCCAG ATGCAGTGAGCTGGGCCCCAGGACGCCCCAGCCACCCTGACACACCACCTAACATCTATGAGGGAGGGTTGGGGGCCCAGCAGCAGCAGGGCCCCAGTGCCCAGGGAAGCAAGCCCAAGAACTTCCGATTGCGACACCTCCGGAGCCTGGCTCTCTACCTGCCAGGCCACATGCAGCCTGCCGGCCAATGCGGAAGCCACTGGCTAGGCCGGCTCATGGCTGGGGGCAGCCTGACACGGCCTGAAGGCTCGCCCTGGCCCCTGGCCCTGCCACAGGGGACCCTGGGTCCAGGTAACGGCCATTGCTCAGCCCTCCTGGAAGCCCGCCTGCCCAGGGACAGCCTGGGAAACACAG cTTCCAGTTCCAGCATGGACCCAGCCAAGGGTGTCCCCTCCCAGTCTGGTCCCCCCGAGGGCTTGGGACTCAGGCCCAAGAGGTCCTGGAGAGCCTTGGAGGAGACCATGTGTCCCTTGTGCAAGAGAACCCGCTCTGGGGCCTTGGAGAGGACATAG
- the C10h16orf90 gene encoding uncharacterized protein C16orf90 homolog isoform X1: MEALVCAFSELRIREDAVSWAPGRPSHPDTPPNIYEGGLGAQQQQGPSAQGSKPKNFRLRHLRSLALYLPGHMQPAGQCGSHWLGRLMAGGSLTRPEGSPWPLALPQGTLGPGNGHCSALLEARLPRDSLGNTASSSSMDPAKGVPSQSGPPEGLGLRPKRSWRALEETMCPLCKRTRSGALERT, from the exons ATGGAAGCCTTGGTCTGTGCATTCTCTGAGCTTCGAATAAGAGAAG ATGCAGTGAGCTGGGCCCCAGGACGCCCCAGCCACCCTGACACACCACCTAACATCTATGAGGGAGGGTTGGGGGCCCAGCAGCAGCAGGGCCCCAGTGCCCAGGGAAGCAAGCCCAAGAACTTCCGATTGCGACACCTCCGGAGCCTGGCTCTCTACCTGCCAGGCCACATGCAGCCTGCCGGCCAATGCGGAAGCCACTGGCTAGGCCGGCTCATGGCTGGGGGCAGCCTGACACGGCCTGAAGGCTCGCCCTGGCCCCTGGCCCTGCCACAGGGGACCCTGGGTCCAGGTAACGGCCATTGCTCAGCCCTCCTGGAAGCCCGCCTGCCCAGGGACAGCCTGGGAAACACAG cTTCCAGTTCCAGCATGGACCCAGCCAAGGGTGTCCCCTCCCAGTCTGGTCCCCCCGAGGGCTTGGGACTCAGGCCCAAGAGGTCCTGGAGAGCCTTGGAGGAGACCATGTGTCCCTTGTGCAAGAGAACCCGCTCTGGGGCCTTGGAGAGGACATAG